A window of Kocuria sp. TGY1127_2 genomic DNA:
GTGCGATGCGGTTGAGAACACCGGCAGCCCGATGTCCCGGACGGCCGCCGAATCACGAACCCCGCCATCGGTCACCACACCTGCGGCCCCGCGGCTCTTGGCCCGCAGCGCCAGAATGTCTCCGAGGGTCCCCGAACCGGATTCTCCGCGTGCTTCGATCACGATGACCTCACCCGGACCGACGGCGTCGAACGCCTGCTTCTGAGCGTTGTAGCCGCCGCCGTGTTTTGTGAACAGGTCCTCGCGGGCAGGGACGAACCGCAGGGTTTTGGCCACCCCCACAAGCTTGCTTCCTGGGATCGAGGGGCGCACGCCCTCGATGCTGACCTGGTTCAGCCCACGTTGCCGAAGTTGGGCCGACAGACCCGCGGTCGGCAATTCAGCGAGTCGTTCCCGCAGGTCCCCGGGAAGTTCGCAAGAATTCGCCGGTTCGGGGAGTCCGGCCGCTTCGCGGGAGCCCCAAGCTTCTTCGCGCTGCTTGTCGTCCACGGAGGGCAGAGCGCCCAGGGTTTCGTCGAATTGGCCGGTTCCTTCGACAACGCGCGTCGACAACCGCCCGGAAGTGGGGGCACCGGAGGCGCTCGGCGCATCTACCTCGACCTCGACGACGTCGCCGGGCTTCACGACGCTCGATCCTGCGGGCGTTCCGGTCAGGATCACGTCGCCCGGGTCGAGCGTGACGTGCTGGGAAAGGTCGGCGACGAATTGCGCGAGAGGGAAGATCAACCGCTCGCAAGATGTGCCATCTTCTTGGACCAGGCTTCCGTTGACCCAGGTACGCACCCGGAGGGCCGTCGGATCCACCTGACGGGCATCGATCAGATCGGGGCCGAGCGGTGTATAACCGTCACGGCCCTTGTTGCGAAGGTTCGAGCCCTTGTCCACCGCGCGGTAATCGTAAATACCGAAGTCGTTGGAGGCCGTGACCGAGCCAACGTAATTCCAGGCTTCCTCGAGCGCCACATTGCGCGCCTGCCGGCCGATCACCAGGGCGATCTCGCCCTCGAAAGCCAAGAGCTCGGTTCCTGCCGGACGCTCGATCTCAGCGCCGGATCCGGCCAGGGAGCTCGCGGGTTTCATAAAATAGGAAGGATTCGCGGGACGTCGGCCTCGCTGTGCAGCGCGCGACTCGTACGCGACGTGAACCGCGATGATCTTGCCGGGTTGCACCGGCACCTCGGCGATGCCGCTCTCCTGCCGGTTCACTGCCTGCTCGGGGACCTCATACGGGGTGGACATCCAGCCTCCTCATTGATGCTTGATTCATGTCAGATCGTATATCATTTCAGATTTGGCAACAAGTACACCGCGTCACATTCGCAGTGGGATTCGGGGCCGGGGCGCCCGGCAGAGATGACACTACTGACGACCAGAAGCCTGCCATGCCGCGCAAAACCATCACCCCAACGGATCACCCACCCCGAACTGCGATCGTGAGACCTCGGTGTCTTCGACGTCTCATCTTGACCCGATGATGGGATCGTATATTATTCAAAATCATATACTTCGTATCCTGGATCACGTTACCTCCTGGATTACCACGCTGACACTCAGTGCCGTACCAATCCCGCACCGTAAGACAAAGGAGTCTGAGATGACGGCCCAACATGACCCAACCACCACGACGGCCGCACTGCGTACCGTCGAGCAAGCCAAGGAACAACGTCGTGTGATTGCCGGAACAGTGATCGGCACGAGCATCGAGTGGTACGACTTCTTCCTCTACGCCTCGGCCGCCGGGCTGGTCTTCGGCAAACTGTTCTTCGGACCGCTGGGCCCGCAAGCCTCCGTAATCGTGTCCTTCATGAGCGTGGGTCTCAGCTTTCTCTTCCGACCTCTCGGCGCATTCATCGCCGGTCACTTGGGCGACAAGTGGGGCCGCAAGCGAGTTCTGATGGTCACCCTGATCGGAATGGGAGCCTCGACCACATTGATCGGCGTTCTTCCGACGCACGCGAGCATCGGCGCCGCCGCCCCCATTCTGTTGATCCTTCTGCGCCTGCTCCAGGGCGTCTCCGCAGGTGGCGAATGGGGCGGAGCTGCCTTGATGGCCGTGGAACATGCTCCTGTGGATCGTCGCGGCCTCTACGGCTCGTCACCGCAGATCGGCGTCCCCCTCGGACTGCTCATGGCCTCGGGAATGCTGACCCTCATGACTGCCATCGCACCGGGCGATGCCTTCATGGAATGGGGATGGCGCGTTCCGTTCCTGATGAGCGTGGTGCTCATTGCCGTCGGATACTGGATTCGTCACGGCGTGGAAGAATCACCCGTTTTCACCGAAATCGCTGAACTCAAGGACGAGCGCAAGGCCCCCATCGGTGTTTTGTTCAAGAAGCACGGCCTCCTCGTCATTTTCGCGGCGTTGATCTTCGCGGGCAACAATGCCGCCGGATACATGACCACCGGTGGATTCATCCAGAGCTACGCGACGAATCCGGACGGCCCCCTCGGCTTCGAACGCGGCCCAGTACTTCTTGCCGTCACCGGATCCGCGGTCACGTGGCTGATCTTCACGCTCATCGCCGGTTGGGCGTCGGACAAGATGGGCAGACGCAACTCCTACATCCTGGGTTGGATCCTCCTCTTCGCAGGAATTGTGGCGCTCTTCCCCATCGTCAACACCGGAAGCATCGGAATGCTGTTCTTGGGCCTGACCATTCTGACGATTGGGCTCGGATTCACCTACGGACAGCAGTCGGCGACGTACACCGAGCTCTTCCCCGCCTCGGTGAGGTTCTCAGGAGTCTCGATCTCGTACGCGATCGGCGCGATCGTCGGCGGCGCCTTTGCACCGACCATCGCCCAAGCACTGCTGAACGCAACCGGCAGTACTCATTCCATCACCATCTACTTGTGCATCATGGTGGTCCTGGGAATGGTCGCAACGCTCCTGCTCCGGGACCGCACGGGCATTCCGCTGGGCCACGGCAGCGAAAAGGAGCAGTCGGTCAGCCCGCTCGTCTTCGCCAAGAAGTAACACCCGACGAGTCCCCGACACGCCCCGGTTTGCGAACACAACCGGGGCGTGTCGGGATCTGGGACCAGGACCTTCAATGCGGTCAGACTGCACGGCGTGGTTTAGTATCGCTCAGGTCACGTTTGTTGTCCCGGCACAAAGGCAGTTATCCCATGAGCACAGCATCCAGCGAAGGCACACACCTGACGCGAACTCTCACCCTCCCTTCGCTGGTCCTTTTCGGGCTCGCCTACTTGGCGCCCTTGATCGTTCTGGGCATCTTCGGCGTCATCGCCGAGACGACGGGTGGGGCGGCATCGTCCGCGTACCTCGTGGCCCTCGTGGCCATGATGTTCACCGCCCACAGTTACGGGCGCATGGCAATCGCTCACCCAGTGGCGGGTTCCGCATACACGTATGTGCGGCGCTCGATCGAGCCCCGCACGGGTTTCCTGGTCGGCTGGACCATGTTGCTGGATTACCTCTTCTTGCCACTGGTCATCTGGCTCATCGGCGGTTCGTACCTGACGGCACAGTTCCCGTCAGTACCGATCGGGATATGGATCGTGATGTATATGGCGATCACGACCGCGCTCAATATCCTCGGAATCAAGGTCGCCGACAAAGCCAATTTCCTTCTGATGGCCTTTCAGATGTTGGTCATTGTGATCTTCGTTGCGCTGTGCATCGCTTCGGTCGTCTCAGACCGGGGCGCAGGTTCGTTGCTCAGCGTGCAACCGTTCGTGAACTCGTCCACCAGCATTACCGCGATCACCAGCGGAGCAGCCATCGCAGCGTACTCTTTCCTGGGTTTTGACGCGATCACGACTCTCACCGAAGAAACGATCGAGCCGAAGAAGAACATGCCCCGGGCGATCCTCCTGATTGCCCTGATCGGCGGAGCGATCTTCGTCGTGGTTTCCTACGCCACGCAGCTGGTCCACCCCGGTGGCAGTTTCCCCGACCCCGACTCGGCCGCGAGCGACGTCGCCCTGCAGATCGGCGGCTCTCTCTTCGCGGCGATTTTCCTTGCCGGACTCGTGATCGCCCAGTTCGCGTCCGGTATTGCGGCACAAGCCAGTGCCTCGCGCTTGCTCTACGCGATGGGCCGCGACGGCACGCTCCCGAAAAAGATCTTCGGCCGGCTCAACAGCAAGTTCCACACCCCGGTCATCAACATCGTGATCACCGGTGTGATCGGTCTGGGCGGAATGCTGATGGACGTCGCGACCTCGACGTCGTTCATCAACTTCGGCGCCTTCATTGCCTTCACAGCGGTGAACGTCTCGGTGATCTTCTACTTCTTCAGGCAACGGCGCCAGGGTAGGCGCCACAGCGTCATTGCCTACGTCCTGCTCCCCATCATCGGGGCGGTCATCAGCATTTTCCTCATCACGCAGCTCGACGTCCATGCGCTCACGGTCGGCATCATCTGGTTCTGCCTCGGCGTCGTCGTGCTGGGGTTCATTACCCGAGGGTTCAGGCAGGCTCCACCGGATATGTCGGACATCTAGAGGTCCGCCGGGGGGGGTCTCCGCGAGAGTGCACCTCTTATAGGGTGAGGCCATGCGCAGATTCCTTCCGCTCTCCGCCCACATGCGTCTCCTGTATTCCCTGGCGCTGGGGGTTTTGGCGGCGTTCTTCACGACGCTTGGCGCGGACGTGAAATGGGGAGTCCTGGTGGGCCTGACCGTCGTGGCACTGGCTTTCGTGGCACTCAATGGGGCCATCCTGTGGCCCATGGACGCGGACCAGACACAACGGCATTCACTGCGCGAGCAGTACAACCCGGTATTGGAAGAACTCCTGATCACCATCGCCGCGGTCGTCAGCATGGTTGGAATGGTCATGGTCATGGTCATCGACGATTCGGGCCGCGGTTCCCTCGCAGCTCTCATAGGCTTGGCCGGGGTTTTTCTCTCCTGGGCGATGCTCCACATGATGTACACGACCCAGTACGCCCACTTCTATTTCAGCGGCGACAAGGCAGGGGGCCTGGATTTCGGGGAGCCCGGGAAACCTTGTTACGTCGACTTTCTCTACTTCAGTTTCATGGTCGGCATGACCTATGGAACCACCGACGTCGGAGTGATGACGAGAAGATTGCGCGCCATCGTGCTGCGCCACGGGCTGCTGTCCTTCGTTTTCGGTACCGTGATACTGGCAACCGGTGTGAGCCTCGTGTCCGGGATCTTCACCTAGGTTCGGCTGCCTGCCGAACCTCACATGCCCTGGGTAATGATGTCCAGGACGTCGTTGTAATGCACGCCCCCGGGCTTGAGGAATGAGCCGTGAGTATCTCCGGACATTAAATGAAGGCTCGCAAGGCCACCGCCCTGCTGGACCGCCTGGATGTACCGTTGCGAATTCTGCCAGGTGACCACCGAGTCCGCGGTGCCGTGGACCGCGGTCACGGGGATGCCCGTATCGATATTCTGTATGGGGTCGACCTCGGCATACCGGGAGGCGACCTGTGACGGGGGACCGCCCAATGCGTTGTACATGTCCTCGCCACTTTTCCTGGACGCGTAGGTCATGTCCAGAGGTCCGGACAGGGAGACAATCCGGTCCGGCCGGTACTTCGGCTGTCCGCCCAATCGATCCCTGTGGGCAGCGCCGCGGGTACTCGCCCAAACGGCCAGTTGGGCTCCGGCGCTGTGACCGACCACTTCCGATCGTCCGGACAGCTCCGCATGATTGTTCATCAATTGCGGTACGTAATCCAAGGCCGAGGAGACGTCGGTGAAGGTCGTCGGCCAGCCCCCGCCGGAACCGACGCGTCGGTACTCGATGTTGTAAACCGCCACGCCACGAGCCGCGATTGCTCGGGCGTATTTGCTGAATTTGTCCGCGCCGATGGAGTGATGCCATGCCCCTCCATGGACGAGAACGACCATGGGAACCGTCTTTTCTTTGTGAATCCCACCCGGTAGATACAAGTCACCCCAATTCTGGGACGGATCCGCCTGCCCCTGAACGGGGTAATTGATTCGTTCAATTTGCAGCCCGCTTCTTTCCGCCACGGGCTGCTCGGCCAACGCCACGGTGGAATTCTGAACACTCAGGTGAGGGGGTTCGTCGGATGAATGTGCCGTGCACGAGACGAGCAGCAGAACCACCACGAAAACAACTATGGTTTTTCCGGTTCGCACTTTCCACATGGTCACAGGCTGGTCGACCGCCACTAGGGTCCTTTCCACAAAAATCAGCGAACTGGTCCTCGGTACCCCTTCGCAACGTGTCCTGACGATGTCTTCGAACACGACCCGACTGATAGAGGTTACACTTCAGCCTAACTTCGATATAAACATCATTGACCGGCTACAAACGTTAACTTTCCGGCATAGGCCGGACAAATCAAGAATTTGGGGTATCTTCACTGGTAGTACCCAGGTTTTTCCGCCTCAATGGCCAAACTGTGAAGAGTCCACAATGAATTTCTCCCCACTGTCGAGGAGGATCACGCGCATAAGCGTCGCAACGGTCCTTGCCATCACCCTGTCGTGCGGCCCCGCTCCTGCAGTAACCGCTCCTGCCCGAGCCGTCGAGTCGGGTACCGCCGCAGCCACCGAAGTCACCCCCAAGGGACCAACGTTCAACGAAATCGCTCGGACCGTTTATATCCCGTCAGACGCCGGTGTGCGCTACTACATCGACGTCGCCGGCAAGAACATCACCAAAGAGGGTCTCCCCTACGCCAAACCCGGCACCTACACCGAGGACGAGGGCATAGCCCCCGGCGCCCCCATCACGGTAACTGCCAAATCAGCGGGCTCGGCGACCGTTCTGACCGGTACGACACGGTGGGAGACGACGTACCGAGATCGTCCCTCCTATTCTCTCGAGGCAGGGGACGAGTTCAACGACCCCTCCGCGCTGCCGTCGAGCCAATGGTCGGTCTACACGACCCGTGCTGCGAACCTCGGAAACAACGGGAACACCGTGTACACGCCGGAAAATGTTTCGGTCAAAGA
This region includes:
- a CDS encoding fumarylacetoacetate hydrolase family protein, producing the protein MSTPYEVPEQAVNRQESGIAEVPVQPGKIIAVHVAYESRAAQRGRRPANPSYFMKPASSLAGSGAEIERPAGTELLAFEGEIALVIGRQARNVALEEAWNYVGSVTASNDFGIYDYRAVDKGSNLRNKGRDGYTPLGPDLIDARQVDPTALRVRTWVNGSLVQEDGTSCERLIFPLAQFVADLSQHVTLDPGDVILTGTPAGSSVVKPGDVVEVEVDAPSASGAPTSGRLSTRVVEGTGQFDETLGALPSVDDKQREEAWGSREAAGLPEPANSCELPGDLRERLAELPTAGLSAQLRQRGLNQVSIEGVRPSIPGSKLVGVAKTLRFVPAREDLFTKHGGGYNAQKQAFDAVGPGEVIVIEARGESGSGTLGDILALRAKSRGAAGVVTDGGVRDSAAVRDIGLPVFSTASHPAVLGRKHVPWESDVAVACGNATVLPGDVIVGDDDGVIVIPRDLVEDVVSGAEAKETQDAWVAERVAEGHPVDGLFPPVGQWKEQYQTWLSSREDSATNQEDHA
- a CDS encoding MFS transporter: MTAQHDPTTTTAALRTVEQAKEQRRVIAGTVIGTSIEWYDFFLYASAAGLVFGKLFFGPLGPQASVIVSFMSVGLSFLFRPLGAFIAGHLGDKWGRKRVLMVTLIGMGASTTLIGVLPTHASIGAAAPILLILLRLLQGVSAGGEWGGAALMAVEHAPVDRRGLYGSSPQIGVPLGLLMASGMLTLMTAIAPGDAFMEWGWRVPFLMSVVLIAVGYWIRHGVEESPVFTEIAELKDERKAPIGVLFKKHGLLVIFAALIFAGNNAAGYMTTGGFIQSYATNPDGPLGFERGPVLLAVTGSAVTWLIFTLIAGWASDKMGRRNSYILGWILLFAGIVALFPIVNTGSIGMLFLGLTILTIGLGFTYGQQSATYTELFPASVRFSGVSISYAIGAIVGGAFAPTIAQALLNATGSTHSITIYLCIMVVLGMVATLLLRDRTGIPLGHGSEKEQSVSPLVFAKK
- a CDS encoding APC family permease, with translation MSTASSEGTHLTRTLTLPSLVLFGLAYLAPLIVLGIFGVIAETTGGAASSAYLVALVAMMFTAHSYGRMAIAHPVAGSAYTYVRRSIEPRTGFLVGWTMLLDYLFLPLVIWLIGGSYLTAQFPSVPIGIWIVMYMAITTALNILGIKVADKANFLLMAFQMLVIVIFVALCIASVVSDRGAGSLLSVQPFVNSSTSITAITSGAAIAAYSFLGFDAITTLTEETIEPKKNMPRAILLIALIGGAIFVVVSYATQLVHPGGSFPDPDSAASDVALQIGGSLFAAIFLAGLVIAQFASGIAAQASASRLLYAMGRDGTLPKKIFGRLNSKFHTPVINIVITGVIGLGGMLMDVATSTSFINFGAFIAFTAVNVSVIFYFFRQRRQGRRHSVIAYVLLPIIGAVISIFLITQLDVHALTVGIIWFCLGVVVLGFITRGFRQAPPDMSDI
- a CDS encoding DUF1345 domain-containing protein, producing the protein MRRFLPLSAHMRLLYSLALGVLAAFFTTLGADVKWGVLVGLTVVALAFVALNGAILWPMDADQTQRHSLREQYNPVLEELLITIAAVVSMVGMVMVMVIDDSGRGSLAALIGLAGVFLSWAMLHMMYTTQYAHFYFSGDKAGGLDFGEPGKPCYVDFLYFSFMVGMTYGTTDVGVMTRRLRAIVLRHGLLSFVFGTVILATGVSLVSGIFT
- a CDS encoding alpha/beta hydrolase produces the protein MAVDQPVTMWKVRTGKTIVVFVVVLLLVSCTAHSSDEPPHLSVQNSTVALAEQPVAERSGLQIERINYPVQGQADPSQNWGDLYLPGGIHKEKTVPMVVLVHGGAWHHSIGADKFSKYARAIAARGVAVYNIEYRRVGSGGGWPTTFTDVSSALDYVPQLMNNHAELSGRSEVVGHSAGAQLAVWASTRGAAHRDRLGGQPKYRPDRIVSLSGPLDMTYASRKSGEDMYNALGGPPSQVASRYAEVDPIQNIDTGIPVTAVHGTADSVVTWQNSQRYIQAVQQGGGLASLHLMSGDTHGSFLKPGGVHYNDVLDIITQGM